Genomic DNA from Candidatus Binatia bacterium:
CCTGGCTGAGCCGGAGGTTGTCCACGACCAGCTCGCCGTTTGCCTGACCTTGTTGAAACGCGGTGCCACGGAGTTCAAAGGCGATATTCCCAGCGACCGCCCCAGTGATTTGGCCCTCTTCAAGCTGGCTCTGTAAGGCGCGATAGCGACCCAGTTGAACCCGCTGCCATGTGAGCACACCATTAAGCCCGGCCTCACGATACTGCAGTGCACCGTCAAGCAACCCTCCGTACAGTTCGGCTCCGATCTTTGCCGCGTAGACGTTACCCCGGGCCCACTCTGACCAAAGTGGCCTCGCCCACACGCTGGAGAGTTCGAGCAGTGGTGGTCGCCCATCTTCTGCCCCACCAATACGTAACCCAGTGAGCTGGTAGCCTTTCCACACCGATAACCCTGCGCCTTGAACTCTCAGGGGCAGGGGGCCGCGGTCTAAACTGTGGAGGGCCCTTCGAATGAGGAGATCATGGGGAAACGTAAACGCCAAGGCGATCAAAAAGACCACGAAGGTGTATCCAGCATACAGCCAAAACAGCTTCCGGGTAAGGAATTCTGGAATGCCTAGTTGAGGGAGGGGGATGGGCCAGAATCGCATGGGCGACACTCTCATCGGTACCGTGTGCCTCAACTCGCCGGTATGGGACGCTCGCTCGCCTTCTCTGCGGGTTTCTCGGCAGGCTTGAGCACAGCGACAATAGCTTGAACGTCGAAGCTGTAGGGGTCGTTCATCCTCTTTTTGATAGCCACGCGGGAGAAGTGCAGCGGGTGTTCACCTTTTTCGACCCGATGCAGAAGATCCACGATTTGCGGCAGTGCGACTTGGGTCAGTTTGATTTCCACCATTTCTTCCAGAAACTCTGGAGCTTCTGGCTTCGGCCGCGTTGTGGGATTTAGGGAAACAATTTTTTCCCGGCTCACCGCCGCGGTGACGACTCCTTGTAAGTAACCCAGCAAATTGAAGTTCGGGTCAACTTCGGAGATGTCCCCGTACGCTTCGAGCTGTCGAAGCAGCTCAAGGTAGTATTCCCGCTCTCGTTGGAGCTCGGCGAGCTCCTTTTCTTTTAACGATAACCGGCGGGATAGTTGTTCCATACTTACCTGCAGGGGATCCCACACAAACGTGTACCCGAGGATCAACACTGTGGCGACCGCAGCGAAGACGAGAAGAACCCGCTCACGAGGTGCAAGTCGGTCATAATATCTCGAGAGTGAGCCAAAATCGAACACTAAATCCTCCCCGGAGAGCGGCTG
This window encodes:
- the gspN gene encoding type II secretion system protein GspN → MRFWPIPLPQLGIPEFLTRKLFWLYAGYTFVVFLIALAFTFPHDLLIRRALHSLDRGPLPLRVQGAGLSVWKGYQLTGLRIGGAEDGRPPLLELSSVWARPLWSEWARGNVYAAKIGAELYGGLLDGALQYREAGLNGVLTWQRVQLGRYRALQSQLEEGQITGAVAGNIAFELRGTAFQQGQANGELVVDNLRLSQAKISGWPVPDLEFKQVKSKIRVSPGKVELTDISASGDLIIQGSGQITLREPYGESLLNLRLTVAPGTSASDTVKAVLALLPKPAGGKPDAPVTVSGTLAHPKIR
- a CDS encoding type II secretion system protein M — protein: MFDFGSLSRYYDRLAPRERVLLVFAAVATVLILGYTFVWDPLQVSMEQLSRRLSLKEKELAELQREREYYLELLRQLEAYGDISEVDPNFNLLGYLQGVVTAAVSREKIVSLNPTTRPKPEAPEFLEEMVEIKLTQVALPQIVDLLHRVEKGEHPLHFSRVAIKKRMNDPYSFDVQAIVAVLKPAEKPAEKASERPIPAS